The following are encoded together in the Lactuca sativa cultivar Salinas chromosome 1, Lsat_Salinas_v11, whole genome shotgun sequence genome:
- the LOC111915226 gene encoding lipoxygenase 2, chloroplastic, with the protein MFNSQINQSHSFHNLFTLQKPFLARDLDATHHSSSSAYSPTTILLLPTTTKKFNATHSRSTRPTSAGGKIKAIKNPLLANITKVSGVIHTKSTYLFSVTPSRVLDDALSFVWTYVLLEFVSKDLDSKGEPKRVKTKAPYDTFGGQYTFHFDVPDDFGEIGAVLVENDYRNKIYIQKIELSDKVTFTCNSWVHSSRDNPQRRIFFADKCYLPSETPEALKSLRKKDLEFIRGTGEGERKAFERIYDYDVYNDLGDPDNKKSDLARPVLGGKKFPYPRRCRTGRKMSSTDPLTETRSSDPFYVPIDEDFSEIKSVSFGARTLYNLLLSVIPRIGTALIGKDEDFLLFEDIDQLFDEGVLINGSDKEAASVLPRIIHEVADAPDDLIKFDPPETVRRDTFFWLRDDEFSRQMLAGLNPCSLQLVTEWPLMSKLDPKVYGPPESAITKEIVEREIKGFMTFDEALAQKKLFMLDYHDLLLPYVSKTRDLEGVTLYGSRTLMFLTPAGTLTPVAIELTRPSSEWQPQWKHVYTPSLGATGSWLWKLAKAHVLSHDSGVHQLVSHWLRTHCAIEPYIIATHRNLSQIHPIARLLHPHFRYTLKINALARQSLINAGGIIESTFSPGKYCMQLCSDAYDLLWRFDHEALPADLISRGMAVEDETAPHGLKLTIEDYPYANDGLILWDAIKQWVTSFVNNYYPKASLVESDEELQAWWNEIRTVGHGDKKDESWWPHLKTQDDLIGIVSTIIWVASGLHSAVNFGQYDFAGYFPNRPTIARTKMPNDDPTDKEWQAFLNRPEDALLKCFPSKKQATIVMAILDVLSTHSTDEEYIGKTVEGPFEAEPAIKKAYEEFRARINEMELIIDSRNADHNLRNRSGAGLVPYQLLKPFSEAGVTGKGVPNSVSI; encoded by the exons atgtttaattcTCAGATCAACCAATCTCACTCTTTCCATAACTTATTCACACTGCAAAAGCCCTTCCTAGCTAGAGACCTTGACGCCACCCACCATTCCTCCTCCTCCGCCTACTCCCCCACCACCATTCTCCTCCTGCCGACAACCACAAAGAAATTCAATGCCACACATAGTCGTAGCACTCGACCTACCTCAGCAGGTGGTAAAATAAAAGCCATAAAAAATCCTTTGCTTGCTAATATCACCAAAGTCAGTGGTGTCATCCACACCAAATCAACCTACCTCTTCAGTGTAACACCTAGCCGCGTTCTTGACGATGCTCTCAGTTTCGTATGGACGTATGTGTTGCTCGAGTTCGTTTCTAAAGACCTTGATT CAAAAGGTGAGCCGAAGAGGGTGAAAACGAAAGCACCTTATGATACTTTTGGTGGGCAATACACCTTCCACTTTGACGTACCTGATGATTTTGGGGAGATCGGAGCTGTGTTGGTTGAGAATGACTACCGCAACAAGATATATATACAGAAAATTGAACTCTCCGACAAAGTTACCTTCACATGTAATTCTTGGGTTCATTCCAGTCGAGATAACCCCCAGAGGAGGATCTTCTTCGCCGACAAG TGTTACCTGCCGTCGGAAACGCCAGAAGCCCTCAAGTCGCTGAGAAAGAAAGATTTGGAGTTCATTCGAGGCACTGGTGAAGGAGAGCGTAAAGCTTTCGAGAGGATTTACGATTACGATGTATACAACGACCTTGGAGATCCCGACAATAAGAAATCAGATCTTGCACGGCCGGTGCTCGGTGGCAAGAAATTTCCTTACCCTAGGCGCTGCCGTACTGGTCGGAAAATGTCTTCCACAG ATCCATTGACGGAGACAAGATCTTCAGACCCGTTTTATGTACCAATTGATGAAGACTTTTCAGAGATAAAGTCGGTATCATTTGGAGCGAGGACATTGTATAATTTGCTCCTTTCTGTTATACCCCGCATAGGCACGGCTTTGATAGGAAAAGACGAAGACTTTCTTTTATTCGAGGATATAGACCAGCTTTTCGACGAAGGAGTTCTTATAAATGGTAGTGATAAAGAAGCTGCAAGTGTTTTGCCTAGAATTATTCATGAGGTTGCTGATGCTCCAGATGACCTTATCAAGTTTGATCCACCTGAAACCGTCCGCA GGGACACGTTCTTTTGGCTCCGTGATGATGAATTCAGTCGACAAATGCTTGCTGGTCTTAATCCATGTAGCCTACAGTTGGTTACG GAATGGCCATTGATGAGTAAATTAGACCCAAAAGTCTATGGGCCACCTGAATCAGCGATCACCAAGGAGATTGTAGAGCGAGAAATTAAAGGTTTCATGACATTTGATGAG GCTTTGGCACAAAAGAAACTGTTCATGTTGGATTACCATGATCTGCTATTGCCCTACGTAAGCAAAACAAGAGATCTTGAAGGGGTAACTCTATATGGTTCAAGGACTTTAATGTTCCTTACTCCTGCTGGAACGTTGACACCAGTTGCCATAGAGTTGACTCGTCCATCATCAGAATGGCAACCACAGTGGAAGCATGTCTACACACCTTCTTTGGGTGCAACCGGTtcatggctctggaagctagccAAGGCTCATGTCCTTTCTCATGATTCTGGTGTTCACCAGCTTGTTAGTCATTG GCTAAGAACTCATTGTGCAATTGAGCCTTACATAATTGCCACCCATCGTAATCTTAGCCAAATACATCCTATTGCACGACTACTCCACCCTCATTTTCGGTACACCCTGAAAATCAACGCCCTAGCTCGACAATCTCTCATTAATGCCGGTGGTATTATAGAGTCAACATTCTCTCCTGGAAAATATTGTATGCAACTTTGCTCTGACGCCTACGATTTGTTGTGGCGTTTTGATCATGAGGCACTTCCAGCTGACCTGATTAGCAG GGGAATGGCTGTTGAAGATGAAACTGCACCACATGGTTTGAAGCTAACAATCGAGGACTATCCATATGCAAACGACGGTCTAATCCTTTGGGATGCCATCAAACAGTGGGTTACATCTTTTGTCAACAACTACTACCCAAAAGCAAGCCTCGTAGAATCTGATGAAGAGCTTCAAGCATGGTGGAATGAAATTCGAACAGTTGGACATGGAGACAAGAAGGACGAATCATGGTGGCCACACCTCAAAACCCAAGATGATTTGATTGGAATCGTATCAACGATCATATGGGTGGCTTCCGGCCTCCATTCAGCTGTGAACTTCGGACAATATGATTTTGCTGGCTATTTCCCAAACCGACCAACCATCGCCAGAACCAAAATGCCTAACGATGACCCAACAGATAAAGAGTGGCAGGCATTCCTAAACCGGCCTGAGGATGCGTTGTTGAAATGCTTCCCTTCCAAAAAGCAAGCTACCATAGTCATGGCAATTCTAGATGTTTTATCAACTCATTCCACGGATGAGGAGTATATTGGTAAAACTGTAGAAGGGCCATTTGAGGCAGAGCCGGCTATAAAGAAAGCATATGAAGAGTTTCGTGCAAGAATTAATGAAATGGAACTCATCATAGATTCAAGGAATGCTGATCACAATTTAAGGAACCGAAGTGGTGCAGGGTTAGTTCCATACCAGCTTCTCAAGCCTTTTTCTGAAGCTGGTGTTACCGGAAAAGGTGTTCCAAACAGCGTCTCCATCTAG